A stretch of the Solanum stenotomum isolate F172 unplaced genomic scaffold, ASM1918654v1 scaffold18271, whole genome shotgun sequence genome encodes the following:
- the LOC125850626 gene encoding receptor-like protein Cf-9 — translation MGYAVMLLIVFLCHEVSSISILPHKHQIISLLKFKQSFTIDTSAVIYNCPKPYPKTSSWNMSRDCCSWDGVVCDDITGHVIELDLGCSGLVGTIDSNSSLFQLSHLQRLDLSSNNFSNSQISPEFGKFSSLMHLDLSNSYFSGQIPSEISHLSKLHSLSLSGTGTGSLRLVAHDFKLLLQNLTQLRELDLTFINISSTIPLNFSSHLTTLDLGFAGLYGIIPENIFHLSNLEALYLENNDQLSGHFPKIKWNSSASLIVLDLLGVNFSDNLPEYIGYLTSLRYLYLQSCNLRGPIPESISNLTRIEHLFLHDNSLNGTIPSGVFSLPSLTYLILASNHFTGQLEDFKSNSLIWIHVGGNQLQGHLPNSIQNLVNLTKLGLSFNNFSGRVDVSFFSDLKQLYYLTLSYNNISLTNDNNVTLPESLTELELAACEVKELEFLRSANQLRQLDLSNNKIQGRIPDWAWSNWMSSLDTLNMSHNMLTSVDSIPLQSLYTIDLRSNLLQGSLPIPSNSTRYFFISHNNLTGEIPSSICNLTSLVMLDLATNSLRGEIPQCFGNITSLQVLDMRHNNLSGNIPTTFSNGSSLTSLNLHGNRLEGTIPPSLAHCKELQVLDLGDNHLIGTFPMWLGTLPNLKVISLRFNELHGPIRALRIENMFPELRIIDLSYNAFSGNLHSSLFQHLKAMRTSDPSMEASSYGRGRYYQDSIRVATKGFDREIVRILYLYTVIDLSSNKFDGQIPSIVGDLIAVRILNLSHNGLQGHIPQSFGDLSSVESLDLSRNQLSGEIPHQLASLTSLSFLNLSHNHLQGCIPQGPQSHTFERNSFEGNDGLRGFPVSRSCTDDRVLDTNDTVSGQLDDEESNSEFQSDFWKAALMGYGSGLCIGISIVYFMMSTGKPIWFARIIVKLEHKIMMRRRKKQRRQTNCRRRNNH, via the coding sequence ATGGGGTATGCAGTTATGCTTTTAATTGTGTTTCTCTGTCATGAAGTTTCTTCAATATCCATATTACCTCACAAACATCAAATCATTTCCCTTCTAAAATTCAAGCAGTCCTTTACTATAGATACCTCAGCAGTCATTTATAATTGTCCGAAGCCTTATCCAAAAACGAGTTCATGGAACATGAGCAGAGATTGCTGCTCATGGGATGGAGTCGTATGCGATGACATCACTGGCCATGTCATTGAACTTGACCTCGGCTGCAGCGGACTTGTTGGGACCATTGATTCCAATAGTAGCTTATTCCAACTCTCTCATCTCCAAAGGCTTGATCTTTCTTCAAATAACTTCTCCAATTCTCAAATCTCCCCTGAATTCGGCAAGTTTTCGAGCTTGATGCATCTTGATCTTTCTAACTCCTATTTCTCAGGTCAAATTCCTTCTGAAATCTCTCATCTTTCCAAGTTACACTCTCTTAGTCTCTCTGGTACTGGTACTGGTAGTCTACGACTCGTAGCTCATGATTTTAAATTGCTTCTTCAGAACTTGACTCAATTAAGGGAGCTTGATCTTACTTTCATAAACATCTCTTCCACCATTCCTCTGAACTTTTCTTCTCATTTAACAACTCTGGATCTGGGATTTGCAGGATTGTATGGGATAATACCTGAGAATATTTTTCACCTTTCCAACCTGGAAGCACTTTATTTAGAAAACAATGATCAGCTCAGTGGTCATTTTCCAAAGATCAAATGGAACAGTAGTGCATCTCTCATAGTGCTAGATCTCCTTGGAGTGAATTTTTCTGATAATTTGCCTGAGTATATTGGCTATCTAACTTCACTGCGTTATTTGTATCTTCAGTCTTGCAACCTTAGAGGGCCTATTCCTGAATCTATTTCTAATCTCACCCGCATAGAGCATTTGTTCCTTCACGATAACTCCCTGAATGGAACAATACCATCAGGGGTGTTCTCCCTTCCATCACTAACATATTTAATCTTGGCTTCTAACCACTTTACTGGTCAGCTTGAGGATTTCAAGTCCAATTCACTAATCTGGATTCATGTAGGAGGCAATCAGCTACAGGGTCATCTTCCCAACTCAATTCAAAACCTTGTGAACCTAACAAAACTTGGtctttcttttaataattttagtgGTCGTGTGGATGTCAGTTTCTTTTCAGACCTCAAACAGCTTTATTATCTTACtctttcatataataatatctcATTGACCAATGACAACAACGTTACTTTGCCCGAATCTCTTACTGAGTTAGAATTGGCCGCATGTGAAGTGAAAGAGTTGGAGTTTCTAAGATCCGCAAACCAGCTTCGGCAGTTGGATCTTTCAAATAATAAGATTCAAGGAAGAATTCCTGATTGGGCATGGTCTAACTGGATGTCTTCATTGGACACTCTTAATATGTCCCACAATATGCTGACGAGTGTGGATTCAATTCCTCTTCAATCTCTATATACTATTGATTTGCGGTCCAATTTGCTTCAAGGTTCACTACCTATTCCATCAAATTCCACAAGATACTTCTTCATATCCCATAATAATCTCACTGGAGAAATTCCTTCATCTATTTGCAATTTGACATCACTGGTAATGCTGGATTTGGCGACAAACAGTTTGCGTGGAGAAATTCCGCAGTGTTTTGGAAATATCACTTCCCTCCAGGTTTTGGATATGCGCCACAACAATCTTTCTGGGAATATTCCAACAACTTTCAGCAATGGAAGTTCACTGACAAGCCTCAACTTGCATGGCAATAGACTAGAGGGAACAATTCCCCCATCTTTGGCCCACTGCAAAGAGTTGCAGGTTCTTGATTTAGGAGATAATCATCTCATTGGCACATTCCCGATGTGGTTGGGAACTCTACCAAATCTGAAAGTAATAAGCTTGCGATTCAATGAATTGCATGGTCCCATCAGAGCATTGAGGATTGAGAACATGTTTCCAGAGCTTCGAATCATAGATCTCTCTTACAATGCCTTCTCAGGAAACTTACATTCGAGTTTGTTTCAACATCTGAAAGCCATGAGGACAAGTGATCCATCAATGGAAGCATCAAGCTATGGTCGAGGCCGATATTACCAAGATTCTATTAGAGTTGCAACTAAGGGATTTGATCGTGAAATTGTGAGAATTTTGTATTTGTACACCGTTATCGATCTTTCAAGTAATAAATTTGACGGGCAAATTCCAAGTATCGTGGGGGATCTCATTGCAGTTCGCATATTGAATTTATCTCATAATGGATTGCAAGGTCATATACCGCAATCATTCGGAGATTTATCTTCAGTTGAATCATTGGACCTATCAAGAAACCAGCTTTCGGGAGAGATACCACATCAACTGGCTTCTCTTACGTCTCTTTCATTCTTAAATCTCTCCCATAATCATCTCCAAGGATGCATTCCTCAAGGACCTCAATCTCATACTTTTGAGAGAAATTCATTTGAAGGCAATGATGGATTACGAGGATTCCCTGTTTCAAGAAGTTGCACGGATGATCGGGTATTAGATACAAATGATACCGTATCTGGACAGCTAGACGATGAAGAAAGCAATTCTGAATTTcagagtgatttttggaaag
- the LOC125850629 gene encoding calmodulin — protein MADQLTDDQISEFKEAFSLFDKDGDGCITTKELGTVMRSLGQNPTEAELQDMINEVDADGNGTIDFPEFLNLMARKMKDTDSEEELKEAFRVFDKDQNGFISAAELRHVMTNLGEKLTDEEVDEMIREADVDGDGQINYDEFVKVMMAK, from the exons ATGGCGGATCAGCTTACAGATGATCAGATCTCtgagttcaaggaagccttcAGCCTTTTCGACAAAGATGGAGATG GTTGCATCACCACTAAGGAGCTTGGAACCGTGATGCGGTCGTTGGGACAAAATCCAACTGAGGCTGAGCTTCAAGACATGATCAATGAAGTTGATGCTGATGGAAATGGAACCATTGACTTCCCCGAGTTCCTTAACTTGATGGCTCGGAAGATGAAAGACACTGATTCTGAGGAGGAGCTCAAGGAAGCTTTCCGAGTGTTTGACAAGGATCAGAATGGATTCATTTCTGCAGCTGAGCTACGCCATGTGATGACAAACCTAGGCGAGAAGCTTACAGATGAAGAGGTTGATGAGATGATTCGTGAAGCTGACGTGGATGGTGATGGACAGATCAACTATGACGAGTTCGTCAAGGTCATGATGGCCAAGTGA